In the genome of Ignavibacteriales bacterium, one region contains:
- a CDS encoding MotA/TolQ/ExbB proton channel family protein has translation MINKLGTLNGLFLGIASIFGAFLIEGGSLSALFLFAPLLVVFGGTFSATIIGFGMERFKNIFSLIKRAYFPVEYNLRQMIYSFVDFSVKSRREGLLSIERDIETLEYEFPKKLLKYAVDGTDSESLQNLALLEMKATQERHYSNIFIFTKMGGYAPTMGILGTVMALIMTLANAGSEPTILIKNIASAFIATLWGVLSANIIWLPIGDRLKKCHLEEKHMMEISLEGALALQNGEIPSILKARMVSLLPQKDQLSM, from the coding sequence ATGATTAATAAACTCGGCACATTAAACGGCTTATTTTTGGGGATTGCATCGATATTCGGTGCATTTCTTATTGAAGGAGGTTCCTTATCAGCGCTTTTTCTCTTTGCCCCGCTGCTTGTTGTATTCGGCGGAACTTTTTCGGCAACTATAATTGGATTCGGGATGGAGAGGTTCAAAAATATTTTCAGCCTGATTAAAAGAGCGTACTTCCCCGTTGAGTATAATCTTAGACAGATGATTTACAGCTTTGTGGATTTTTCAGTAAAGAGCCGGAGAGAAGGATTGCTTTCCATTGAACGTGATATCGAAACACTTGAGTATGAATTCCCGAAAAAACTTTTGAAGTATGCTGTTGACGGAACTGATTCAGAATCACTGCAGAACCTTGCATTACTTGAAATGAAAGCGACACAGGAAAGACACTATTCCAATATTTTTATTTTTACAAAGATGGGCGGTTATGCCCCGACAATGGGAATACTTGGAACAGTTATGGCGTTGATAATGACCCTTGCCAACGCAGGCAGTGAACCAACAATACTTATTAAGAATATTGCATCCGCATTTATTGCTACACTATGGGGTGTACTTAGCGCAAATATAATATGGCTCCCTATCGGAGATAGATTAAAGAAATGTCATTTAGAAGAAAAACATATGATGGAGATATCCTTGGAGGGGGCATTAGCATTACAGAATGGCGAGATCCCTTCAATACTGAAGGCAAGAATGGTAAGCCTGCTGCCCCAAAAAGATCAACTAAGCATGTAA
- the fliW gene encoding flagellar assembly protein FliW, with product MKINTHQFGEITFEKENIVKFSSGLFGFEYLKNYLLIKTNEDLFYWLNSVEEPEISFPLVGVRVINPTFPEKENHEAFGIVTLNQDPLKVTVNLKAPVYIDQNSKTGYQLIIDEENFPVDYNLFIEN from the coding sequence ATGAAAATCAACACACATCAATTCGGTGAAATAACTTTCGAAAAAGAGAATATCGTTAAATTCTCTTCCGGTTTATTCGGCTTTGAATACCTGAAAAATTATCTTCTCATAAAAACAAATGAAGATCTTTTTTACTGGTTAAATTCTGTTGAAGAACCTGAAATCTCATTCCCGCTTGTAGGAGTAAGAGTAATAAATCCTACTTTTCCTGAAAAGGAAAATCACGAAGCTTTCGGGATAGTAACATTAAACCAGGATCCGTTAAAAGTTACTGTTAACCTTAAAGCTCCGGTCTACATTGATCAGAATTCAAAAACCGGGTATCAGTTAATAATTGATGAAGAAAATTTCCCGGTTGACTATAACCTTTTTATTGAAAATTAG
- the csrA gene encoding carbon storage regulator CsrA: MLILTRKPDDEIIINSNIRVKILSVNDNQVRLGIEAPAEIEILRGELYEKVKENAIKASQQSKQKLADVSKLKVNKMGS, translated from the coding sequence ATGCTGATATTAACAAGAAAACCAGACGATGAAATAATTATTAACTCCAACATAAGAGTTAAGATTCTTTCAGTTAATGATAATCAGGTCAGGCTTGGTATTGAAGCGCCTGCAGAAATAGAAATTCTAAGGGGCGAGCTTTATGAAAAAGTAAAAGAAAATGCTATCAAAGCTTCTCAGCAAAGTAAACAGAAACTGGCTGATGTCTCAAAATTAAAAGTAAACAAAATGGGGTCGTAA